Part of the Carnobacterium pleistocenium FTR1 genome is shown below.
GAAAGATGAATAGCCTCCACAAAATCATTGATCTGTTTTGTTTCAATCAATTGAGATGCTGAATGAATCAACTGTGTGTAGTAACTCGCAATTTTTACGGGTACTTGCAGTGGAGCAGGAGTGCCTCCTAGTTCTTGAATGACAAACGATTTAAATTCACTGAAGTTCCGGTAATTTAATTTTGCACAAAAACGTGAAATAGTAGCATTTGAGGTTGCTGTTAAGCGAGAAAGATCTTTAATATTCCAAGACGCAATATCATGTTTGTGTTCGAGTATAAATGTAGCCACTTGTTTTTCTTTTTTTGATAGGAGTGAATAATTTTGATTGATGCGATTAGAAAGATCAAGATTTTTTGCCATAAGTAATATAACCTGCCTCTAAGTCTTTTTTTAAAGGATACCATTTATAACAATAGTTTACAAAAGGCAAATTGATAAAATCAGGGGAAATTTTGAATGGTTTTTTAGTGAACTAAGCTATTTTGACAGAATAAATTATATGAAAAAGGGTACAAGCAGATTATACCTGCTTAGATTATCTAAATGGTATACTAAAACCATATTCGGGAAACGTGTTTAACTAAATTCAGAAGGGAACGGTGTTATTTTGAAAAAGTATGATGCGATTATTATTGGATTTGGTCAAGGTGCTCGAACTTTGGCAACTAAGTTAACAGCAGAAGAATGGAAAGTGGCGTTGATTGAAAAAAATGAGTTGATGTATGGCGGGTCTTGCGTAAATATCGGTTGTATCCCTACCAAAATTTTAGAACACGATGCTCGTGAACAAAAAAGCTATGCTGAGGCATTGGGACGCAAAAATGACGTTACCCAAAGAAATCGAAATACAGAGTTTACCAGTATGCAAAAAAATGAACGGGTCGACTTGTATACCGGAACAGGTTCATTTAAATCCAATCATGTGATAACGGTCGATTTAGGTGATAAAATGGAAGAACTTGAAGCAGAGTATATCTTTATTGATACCGGTTCAGAAAGTAGCTACCCACCAATTGAAGGATTAAAAGAAACGAAAGGAATCTATAACAGTACAGAACTCCAATCAATACCTGAAATACCTAAAAATTTAGGTATTGTTGGTGCAGGAAATATTGGGTTAGAATTTGCTTCGATCTATACGATGTTTGGATCAAAAGTCACCCTTTTTGAAACGGGCAATCAGTTTATGCCAAAAGAAGAACGCGAAGTAGCAGAAGCCGTTCAAAAAGTTTTTGAAGATAAAGGAATCACGATTCAGTTGAATGCAAGAACAACTAAATTTTCAAATGAAAAAGAACAAGTAAGACTTGAAACAGAGGACGAAAAAGAGTTTATATTTGATGCCGTTTTGGTAGCTACTGGCCGCAAACCAAATACTGCTTATTTAAATTTAGATGATACAGATATTGTATTGGATGAAAAAGGCGGAATCAAAGTCAATGATTTTTTTGAAACGGCAGCTGAACATGTTTTCGCCTTAGGGGATATTAGAGGAGGTTACCAATTCACCTATATCACCATTAATGATGCTAAATTAATTGCGGACCATGTATTAGGAAAAAGAGAACGCAAACTTTCTGAGCGCCAACATGTCCCTTATGCTATTTATATTGAACCTTCATTTGCTCGAGTCGGATTAACCGAAGCAGAAGCCAAACAACAAGGGTATCAGGTACTAACCAATACTGCACCTGTAAGTGGCACAACGCGTTCAGATGTTATCAATGATACAAGAGGATTATATAAAGCGGTTGTCAACAAGGAAACAAATGAGATTTTAGGAGTTACCCTTTTCGGCGATCAAGCTCATGAACTAGTCAATCAAGTCAAGATGGCCATGGACAATCAAATTCCTTACACTTATCTTAGAGATCAAGTCGTGACTCATCCTGTTATGTCGGAAATTTTTAATGCATTATTTGATATGTAACACTAAAAAAGACCTTTATTTGCTAGTTAAGCAAACAAGGGTCTTTATTTATATATGGGATCTAACTATACATCGAGTTACCATTAGAAGTTGACTGGCAATTGATCGTGTAATTTTGAAAACTCTAGTTTGCGGATATCCCTTGGTAAGAAGCAACGAATATCTTCTTCATTATAACCAACCAATAACCTTTTATCATCAACAAGAATAGGACGACGGATGATTCCAGGATGCTGCTGAATCAGTTTCAATACTCTTCCTAAAGGCATATCGTCTATATTGATTTTTAGGTCTCTGAAAGCCTGTGAGCGCTGTGAGATAATTTCATTTGTGCCGTTTTCTGTTAGTTGCAAAATAGATTTCAGTTCTTGATCGGATATTTTTTCAGTAAATACGTTTTTTTCAGTAAATGGGATGTCATGTTCTTCTAACCAGCTTTTGGCTTTGCGACAAGAAGTACAACTCGCAGATGAATATAACGTAATCATGAGAAACCCTCCTTTTCAAGGCCATTAAATAGAGTATAATCCACTAGTGATAGCAAACGTTTTCATTGAAAATTTTAAAAGAAACAACTCTAAAAAGCAATTATAATGCTTATCGGAGAAAAGCGCCAAACAAACGATACTTTTTTCAGCAAAAATAACTTTTGGCCTATGAAAGAGTTTACAAAAATGTTAAATTGAACTCATTAAAACAACCGATAAAATTTCTAGTTGAATAGTTAGTTGTTCCATATCATGAATAAATGGGGGATACAAAATGGCAAAAGAATTGAAACAAACGCCGTTGTTTAAGTATTATAAAGAAAACAACGTGAAGTTAATGGACTTTGGAGGCTGGGCTTTGCCCGTTCAGTTTTCGAGTATTATAGATGAACATAAAAGTGTCCGTATATGTGCTGGACTATTTGATGTTTCCCACATGGGAGAGATTCTTGTAAAAGGAAAAAATTCTGAAGTGTTTTTGGATTATATATTAACAAATGACGTTTCAAAGATAACAGTTGGTCAGGCGCAATACAATGCCCTTGTTAATGAAAAAGGTGGTACAATTGATGATTTGATTATTTTTAAGCTAGATGAAAAGGAATATTTGGTTACACCGAACGCTTCAAATAGCGATAAAGTCTTTCAATGGATGGGAAAACACTTAACTGAAGATGTTGTGCTAGAAAATAGATCAGAAGACATTGGCTTGTTAGCTTTGCAAGGCCCTCATGCTGAAAAAATTTTACAAAAGTTAACAAATGTTGACCTGAATAAACTTAAACCCTTTCATTTCATCCAACATGTTGAATTGAAAGGCCTTGCTCCGGTACTTATCTCTCGTACGGGATATACTGGAGAAGATGGTTTTGAATTGTATCTGAAAGCGGAAGAAACCGAAAAATTATGGTATTTACTGCTTGAGGTAGGCTTAGATGAGGGTTTACAGCCTTGCGGACTGGGTGCACGTGACACATTGCGCTTGGAAGCGAGTCTTTCGTTATACGGAAATGAGCTTTCAGATGAGATTTCACCTCTTCAAGGAGGTATTGGCTTTGCTGTTAAAATTAAAAAAGAAGCTGATTTTATTGGGAAAGCTGCCTTAACAGCTCAATTAGAAAAAGGAGTAGATAAGAGAATAAAAGGTCTTGAACTAGTTGGAAAAGGGATTGCGCGACACGGATACAAAGTTTTTGATGAAGCCGGTTTAGAAATCGGTTTGATCACTTCAGGAACAAAAGGGCCCACAGTAGGTAAAAGTATTGCATTAGCTCTTTTGACTGCAAACAAAAGCGAAGTCGGCACAAAAGTAAAAATTGAGATACGCAATAAGTTAGTAGACGCTTTAGTTGTGCAAACCCCCTTTTATAAAAAATAAAAATGACAAAAAACTAGAATAGATACTTAAAGATGAGGAGTGTTTTGACGATGACAGAAGATAGATTATATAGTAAAGACCATGAATGGATATTGCCATTAGGGGAAAACATAGTTCGTGTAGGGATCACTGAATACGCCGTTAAACAACTTGGAGATGTTGTATATGTAGAAGTACCAGAAGTAGACACAGAGGTTTCTGTCGGCAGTGAAATGGGGACTGTTGAATCCATTAAATCAGCTTCGGAAGTTTTTTCACCTGTTACTGGAATTATTATAGCTGTTAATGAAGAATTAGAAGACGGGCCAGAACTCGTTAATGCCTCTCCTTTTGAAGAAGGCTGGTTCACTGAAATTCAATTAGAAAATCCGATTGAATTACAAGGATTGTTAACGGAAGAGCAGTACAACACTTATATTGCTGAATTAGCAGCTGAAGAGGAGGAATAAGCGATTGAACGAATTTAGCTACCTTCCGGATACTGAACAAGACCAAAAAGAGATGCTGGATACTTTGGAGATTGGATCAATTGATAAATTATTTTCAGATATTCCAGCAGAAATCAGGTTAACAGAAGAGTTGTCGATCCCGCAAGCAATGGATGAATCAACTTTAACCAAAAAAATGAGACGATTAGCAGCTAAAAATGCTACAGCTCATAACTATCCGTTGTTTTTAGGAGCAGGAACGTATGACCATTATATTCCAAGCGTGGTTGACCATGTTATTTCGCGTTCCGAATTTTACACAGCTTACACGCCTTATCAGGCTGAAGCTAGTCAAGGAGAGCTTCAAGCATTATTCGAGTTTCAAACGATGGTATGTGAACTGACTGGTATGGATGCAGCAAATTCTTCTCTATATGATGGTTTTACTTCGCTTGGAGAAGCAGCAACTTTAGCTGTTAGAGCAACGAAACGCGCTAAAATCCTGATTTCTAAAGCCGTCCATCCCCAAGGAAGACAAGTACTTCAAACGGTTGCGAACGGTCATGACTACCTAGTTCAAGAGGTGGATTTAAAAAATGACATCACGGATCTAACCTTATTAGCAGAGCAGATAGATCATGAAACAGCGGCTGTTATTATCCAGTACCCTAATTTTTTGGGTTCAGTTGAGGATCTAACAGCCATTAAAGAACGTGCTGCAACTCATAAAGCTTTACTGATTGTGATGGCTAATCCTTTAGCTTTAGCTTTACTAGAGGCACCTGGAAAATTAGGAGCGGATATCGTAGTAGGTGATATGCAACCGATGGGATTGGCAATGAACTTTGGCGGACCGCACTGTGGTTATTTTGCAGTCAAGAAGAAATACATGCGCAAAATTCCAGGGCGTATCGTTGGACAGACAACGGATACAGAAGGTAAGCGAGGTTTTGTCTTGACTCTTCAAGCCAGAGAACAACATATCCGTCGCGAAAAAGCGACTTCTTATATGAGTTCTAATCAGGCTTTAAATGCATTAGCTTCCTCAGTTTTCATGTCTGCTTTAGGTAAAGAAGGCATAAAAAAGATGGCGCAACTCAATATTGAAAAAGCCGATTATATGGCGAGACAATTGGAAAATAAGGGTTTCTCAGTAAAAAATAAAGCCCCGTTTTTCAATGAATTTGTTGTGCAACTTAATAGACCGATAAAAGACATCAATCAATACCTGCTTCAAAAAAACTTTATTGGGGGATTCGATATGGAGCCCGATTATGGCATGGAAAACACTATGCTAATAGCCGTTACAGAACAACGGACAAAAGCAGAAATAGATGACTTTATTGACGTACTGGAGGAAATGTACAAATGACGGAGTACAATGAATTGATTTTTGAAATAAGTCAACCCGGACGTACAGCTTTTAGTCTGCCTGAAAGTGATGTTCCTACAATTGAATTAACAACTAAGTTTCCAAAGCAGTTGATTCGTGAAGAACCAACTGAATTGCCAGAAGTATCCGAACCACAGTTGATGCGTCATTATACGTCTCTATCAACTAAGAATTTTGGTGTGGACAATGGCTTTTATCCATTGGGGTCATGTACGATGAAATACAATCCGAAAATCAACGAGGATGTAGCTCGTTATGCTGGATTTGCAGCGATTCATCCATTCCAACCACTCGAGACAGTTCAAGGAGCTTTTGAATTATTATATGAATTACAAGAAAATCTGCAAGTCATATCAGGAATGGATGCCATTACCTTACAGCCGGCTGCCGGTGCTCAAGGAGAATGGACAGGATTGATGATGATGAAAGCCTATCACACTAAAAATGGTCATGAAGCGGTTAGGACAAAAGTTTTAGTGCCAGATTCTGCTCATGGAACCAATCCAGCTAGTGCTCATGCTGCTGGATTTGATGTGGTCGAGATACCTTCTAATACGAATGGGACTGTAGACTTAGTCGAATTGAAAAAACGAGTCGGCTCTGATACTGCCGGATTGATGTTGACCAATCCGAATACACTAGGTATTTTTGAAAAAGATATCATTGAAATAGCAGAGATCGTTCACCAAGCAGGCGGACTCGTTTATTACGATGGTGCAAATTTGAATGCTATTTTAGGTCAAACAACACCAGGAATGATGGGCTTTGACATTGTTCATTTAAATTTACACAAATCGTTTAGTACCCCACACGGTGGGGGAGGACCCGGTTCTGGTCCAGTAGGTGTTAAAGAATTTTTGATTCCTTATTTGCCCATTCCACGAATTGAAAAACAAGGAGATCAGTACGTTTTAAATACGGACTACCCTGATTCTATTGGCCGAGTAAAAGGGTATTATGGCAACTTTGGTGTCAATGTCCGGGCATACACTTACTTACGAACGATGGGTCCAAAAGGATTACGTCAAGTATCCCAAAGTGCGGTACTGCATGCCAACTATCTACGTAAGAAATTAGAACCGTATTATACTGCCCCTTATACCCAATACAGTAAGCATGAGTTTGTTTTATCTGGTTCAAGACAGAAGAAATTAGGTGTCCCAACAACCGCTATTGCAAAACGAATCCTAGATTTCGGTTATTATGCTCCAACGGTTTATTTTCCGTTGATCGTTGATGAAGCAATCATGATCGAGCCAACAGAAACTGAGACCAAAGAAACGCTAGACGCATTCGCTGATGCATTGATCCAGATAGCAAGGGAAGTAGAAGAGACACCTGAAATGGTTTTAAACGCTCCATATAAAACTACGGTAAGACGCTTGGATGAAGTGAAAGCTGCAAGACAATTGATTGTTAAGTATGAAAAAGAGATAGAGTGAAAAAGCTTCTGTCTCATACATTATTTTGAAACAGAAGTTTTAACACAATGAAGTGAAGTGGAATAGAATTATAGGGGGAGAAAAGGTGATTGAAAAACAAGTTATTTTAAACGGAAATAGTTCTGCTATTCTAGAGCATATCAAAAAAAGGTTAATCCTTGAAAATTATGAACAATCGACTACTTTTGGATTTGAGGTTGAGTATGGAACAGGCTATTTAACCGTTTTTGAAAAAATTTTTTACAGAAATGAGAGTATAACAAGTTTGACTCTACATATCTATCCTTTAGAAAATGAACAAGTAAGGCTGACAACAATCATTTCAGGCATCTCGGCCGGAATAATCAAAGTTGACTGGTTGTGGGTAGGAAAATCAATGGAGAAAACGTTAGACAAAATAATAGAAGAATTTAAATAAGTATCCAAAAGCAAAAAAAGATCTTTTCATCAAGAAAAGGTCTTTTTTGGTTTTTATCGATTTGTTAAAATTATGCTTTATTTTTTTTTCTTTTTTTAATAAACCAAAAGATGAATACAACAATTGCAATAGCCATTAAAGCATAAGCAATATTAGAGTATATATCCATGTAATGAACAATAACTTCCCATTGCGAACCAACAGCAGCCCCTAGGTAAATGAGTACGGTGTTCCAAATAAGAGACCCAATGGTTGTAAAGAATAGGAAAAGGCCAAAATTCATATTTGACATCCCCGCTGGCAGCGAAATCAAACTTCTGATCAAAGGAACAAAACGACAAAAGAACACAGTCCATATGCCATATTTATCAAACCATTTATCTGCTTTATGAATATCATCACGTGTTAATCTTAAGATGTGGCCCCAACGATCAACGATTTTTTCTAAACGTTTCACATCTAACAATAAACCGATTCCGTAAAGAATCATTGCCCCAATCATAGAACCAAGGGTTGAAGCTAAAATAACACCCCAAATAGTTAAATTCGTACTGGTCGTCATAAAACCACCAAAGGTTAAAATAATTTCTGAAGGAATAGGAGGAAATAGATTTTCTACCATAATAAGTAAGAATACACCTATATATCCAAATTGTTCCATGATGCCTTGAATCCAAGCTTCCATAAAAGTCTCCTTATAATTTTTTTATAGTATCTGATATTACTATACACGATAATTGACCAGTTTTGATTCTAAAGACTTATTTTATAGAAAAAATAATAATTTCTTAACTATACCTAATAAACAAGGAATAGCAAGCTGAAAATTAAAAATAGAACAATTGTTTTCTTCTTGGCTTATATGTGTGGTCACTAATTTTTGGTATACTACCTTTAGTAAGACAGATAGTATACAAGAAAGGTTTGATGGGATGAGAAAATTTTTCTCATATAGTCTGCTGTTGCTGATATTGATTGGTTTTGGCTACTGGCTTGGAAGTTCAACTATTCTAGAAGGAACAAAAATCGGAGATACGATTTCTCAAGTCGTGGATAAATTGCCAAGCAACCAAATAGTAATGGTAAATGAAGTTCCGAATAGTAGTGAACAAGAACAATCAACAAGTGCAAACTCAGCAAGTACCAGTGCGAATAATCCAACGGACACATATGAAATTGATGTTGCAGTTGTAGAAAATCGAGTTTTAGAGCTATTAAATAATTTGAGAGTAGAAGTAGGTGTTTCACCTGTAACTACTAATGATCAATTAAGAAATGCAGCTAATATTCGAGCAATTGAAACTGAAGAATCTTTTTCTCATACTCGCCCGGATGGCAGAGCTACTTTTACAGTTTTAGAAGAATCTGGTGTGGAGTATTCCTATCAATTAGTAGGAGAGAACCTAGCCATGGGAACTAACTATCTAGCTGAAAAAGAAATGGCTGAATGGTTGTTTAAGGGATTAAAAGAGAGTCCAGGTCATTATGAAAATATGGTGAATAAGGATTTTGAAGAAGTGGGTATTGGCGTTCATTATAATGGGGAAAATCTTTATATCGTCCAGATGTTTGGCACACCATTATAAACAAGCTCATGAGCAAGATGTAGACCAAATAGTCGAATAAGCAAAAAATAGAATTGAGTCAATTGACTCAATTTTTTTATTTTCACTACAACATGTTGTGGTTGAAAAACAAAACGAACTGGTATATAGTGGTTTAAGGAATAAGAGTTTTTAGTTAGAAAATTATGTTTGTGCAATTTTTATTTACATAGAAATAGCAAAGATCATAAAAAGATTAATAGATGGAGGAATAAACAAAATGAAAATTTTTAAATTTGGACTGATTTTATTTACAACTTTTAGCTTGGCAGCTTGTGGAAATATAGGTACACAAGAAGAAGCATCTTCAGCAATAAGCAGCAGCTCAGTTGAAAGTCAAACAAAAGAAACACTCTCTATTGTGATTTCGTTAGAACAAGATGGGGAGAAAGTTGAGGACACAACAAAAGAGCTAGAAGTAGAAGAAGGTACTACGGTGTTAGATTCGTTAAAAGAACAATATGAAGTTATAGAAAACGATGGTTATGTCGTTTCTATTGAAGAGATGGAGATTGATGAAAAACTAGGGAAATATTGGATGTATGAAGTAAACAATGAAGAAGCAGCGGTAGGCGCAGCTGACTATGAATTGAAAGATGGAGATCAAGTAAACTGGTTTCTAAATGCTTTGCAATAAAATGATTGGAAAATTATCCATCCAAAGAATAACTTTGCTCGCCTTTATGACAGCACTTTGCCAAGTCAGTCGTCAATTGCTGCAATTTTTACCGAACATCCAACCTGTGACCGTTATTTTAATTATCTTAACGCTAACCCTTGGTATGATGGATGGGTTGATTGTAGCTACCTTGTCGATTATTCTGTCTAATGTAACGCTCGGAATGGGTGTATGGACGATTGCTCAAATTGTTTCGTTCTGGGGAGTCATTTTAATTACGGGATTGATCATCAAACCCTTGTTTAATAAAATTCCCTTTGGCTTTATGCTTTTATATGCTGGATTCACAGGATATTTATACGGCTTTTTAATTTCTCTGATCCAAGCTCCGTTTTTTGGGATTGCCAATTTCTGGGTTTATTATGCTTCGGGAATTCCTTTTGATACACTACATGCAGCAGGAAATGTTGGTTTTTATCTGATATTAGCGCCAATTTTATTTCCTCTGTTAAGAAAGTTCATTAGTAGGTATTATGATAAATGGGAGCTATAATTTTTAGTTTTGATAAATTAATTGAACGAGGGCTAGTTCGAGTAACTGAGACTTCGATGTGCATATGAGTAGTGGGAACGAAGGTTAGTTCGAGCAACTGAGACTTCGATATGCATGTGAGTAGCGCGAACGAGGGCTAGTTCGAGTAAATGAAAACCCAATTTGAATATGAGTAGCGCGAACGAAGACTAGTTCGAGTAACTGAGCCTTCGATTTGCATATGAGTAGTGGGAACGAAGACTAGTTCGAGCAACTGAGCCTTCGATTTGCATATGAGTAGCGCGAACGAGGGCTAGTTCAAGTAACTGAGACCCCGATTTGCATATGAGTAGTGGGAACGAGGGCTAGTTCGAGTAACTGAGCCTTCGATGTGTATATGAGTAGTGGGAACGAAGGTTAGTTCGAGCAACTGAGATGCCAATTTGCATTTGAGTAACTCAAAATAGTGGACTATTTTATTTGATTCATTAGGTTGCACTCGTTGTTCGATTCTGATTTTAATCACATCCTAATTTCATCTGTCAAAAGATTTATGAATAAACCTAAAAAAACAGCTCATTCACTTTTAAATGAATGAGCTGTTTTTTTTGATTACGTTTTATATTTTATAAATAAGATGCAGGGTTAACGCGACTTCCGTTTTTGTACATTTCAAAGTGTAAGTGTACGCCAGTAGAAGAACCAGTTGTTCCCATTGTACCGATTTGTTGTCCTTGAGAAACTTGTTGTCCCGGAGAAACAAGTAAGCTTCCGGAAACCATATGAGCATAAAGTGTTTGCATACCATTGCCATGGTCGATTTTCACATAATAACCCCATGATGAATGGTATCCAGCAATGACAACTGTGCCACCCTTAGAAGCAACGATTGGTCCGCCGCCACCAAAATCAGTACCGCCATGTAGTTTATAAACGCCCGTTATAGGATGTACACGATAACCGTATTCTGAAGTCATGTAACCACCACTAGGTCGAATAAAATTAGAACTAGATGATGGAGCAGCTTCTGGTTTTGGTGTAGCTGCCGGTTGTTTTGCCGGAACAGAACTGCTTGGTTTAGCAGAGCTTGTAGAATTACTTGATGAACTAGTAGACTTGTTAGAGCTGGTTGATTTCTTAGCAGAAGAGCTGGCGCTGGCAATTGCCGCTTTTTGTTCAGCCGCTTCTTCAGCTGATTTTTTAGCAGTCGCTGCTTGAGCAGCTGCTTGTTTAGTGAGTTCTTCTTGCTCAGCTTTTTCTTGAGATTCTATAGCAGCCAATCTAGCCTCTTCAGCTGCAGCAGCTTTAGCCGCTTCTTCAGCCGCAGCTTCGGCTGCTTGTTGAATGGCTAATTGTCTAGCTTGTTCTTCTTCAATGATACGTTGACGTTCTATTTGCATATCTTCTGATAGTGTACTTGTTTGAGTAGCAATTACTTGTTGTTCTTTAACAAATGTATTTTTTTCATCTTCGGTCATATCATATTGAATAGCAACTTGAACGATTTTATCATCCATTTCAGCTTTTTGAGCAACTAAATTATTTTTTGATAGTTCAATAGCATTTTTTGTTTCTTCAATAGCAACTTTTTCAGCGTTCGCTTTTACTTCATTAGTTTTTAACGTAGCCTGATCAGCTGCTTGTGCAGTAACAATATCTTTGTTGGCAGTAACCAATTGGTTGACGATACCTATGCGGCCTACTAAGTCTGTAAAACTTTCAGCAGCTATAAGAAGACCTATCATATTAGAAGTGCTGCCATCAGTTTGTACAGAACGAGCTTGATTTTCAAGCTTACCTGTTCGTAGATCAATTAATTTTTTTAAATCTTCAATTTCTTTTTTTAATTGATCAACTTTTGCTTTAGACGCTTCTAATTTTTGTTCTTGATCATGTAATTTTAATACTGTTTCATCAATTTGCGATTGTAGGCTAGTAATATCGGCCTCTAGAGATTCTTTTTCTGATTCTAAATTAGTTAAAGTGCTATCTTGTTCTTCAATTTTATTATTAAGCTCTGATGACTGTGAGTCGAGTTCGTTTTTTTGTTGTTCCATTTCTTCCAAAGTATCAGCTTGAGCGATAGTTGGTAAAAACGGACTAGCAAATATCATCGTAGCCATAATTCCTGTCAATATTTTCTTTTTCAATTGTTTACCCCCATAAAATTACCTTGCTTTTTGCTTACCTGAAAAGTATATCATAGTTAAGAAGCATTTATAATGTTAGTTGTGTGACAAAAAGAAAGATTTGTATTACATAACCTTTGTTTGATGAAACAAATGAGTCAATGACAGTCTAGTATTTTAGTGTGGTTAAATCAGGTGGCTCACATACTTTTACTTCGAGTCTGTTTTTTTAGAGCAATACTTTTTGTTAGATAACTGTTAATGTAAACGTTCTATTCACTAAGCAATAGTGGTAAACTAAGTCTAATGAATAAACGGTTTTATATATGAGGGAGGGAAGAATAATGGTTTACTTAGGTATTGATATTGGAGGAACAGAAACAAATTATGGATTGATTAATGATCAAGGCGAGTTAGGGACCATAAAAACTAGAAAAACACCAATGGAGTCTTTAACATGTTTTCTAGATATGATGGGAGATATCTATGATGAATATGCTCATCAGATAGAAGGGATGGCTATCAGTATGCCTGGCATTATTCATTCCAAAACAGGCTATGCGGTCCACGGTGGATCTTTAAAGTACATTAAAAAAATGAATATGGTCGAAATGTTGGAAACAAGATGTCAAACAACTATTCATGTAGAAAATGATGGAAAGGCTGCTACGCTTGGCGAATTATGGAAAGGGAATTTAAGAAATATCCAACATGGCATCATGCTCAATCTAGGAACCGGCATTGGCGGAGGAATAGTTGTAAATGGAGAATTACTTAAAGGACAACATTATTCAGCAGGAGAATTTTCTTTTATTAAAACAAATGTTGCTAAAAGTAAGGATACTGATTATATGTTTGGATTTCAAAATGGAATAAAAAGGTTGTTTCAAAAACTAGCTATTCAATGTGAAATTCCGGTAGAGTCTGTCGATGGGTACAAAATGTACGAATTAATTGAAGCAGGCAATAAAAAAGCTGCAAATTGTTTAAATGATTATTGCTACACATTAGCCATTCAATTGTTTAATCTGCAAACGATTTTAGATTCAGAAAGAGTGATTATTAGTGGTGGAATCAGCGGAAATCCATTATTGGTTCAACTAATCAAAGAGAATGTAAAAAAAGTATATGAAGAAGAATTAGGAGAAGGGGTTTTTGTAATACCAACTATTATGGAAAGTAAATTTGGAAACAACGGAAATATCATTGGAGCATTGTATAATTACAAACTAAATGAAGAATAAAACAGAAGCCCTGCCAATCAATGTCAGAAAATGTAACATGGAT
Proteins encoded:
- the spx gene encoding transcriptional regulator Spx, with the translated sequence MITLYSSASCTSCRKAKSWLEEHDIPFTEKNVFTEKISDQELKSILQLTENGTNEIISQRSQAFRDLKINIDDMPLGRVLKLIQQHPGIIRRPILVDDKRLLVGYNEEDIRCFLPRDIRKLEFSKLHDQLPVNF
- the gcvT gene encoding glycine cleavage system aminomethyltransferase GcvT — protein: MAKELKQTPLFKYYKENNVKLMDFGGWALPVQFSSIIDEHKSVRICAGLFDVSHMGEILVKGKNSEVFLDYILTNDVSKITVGQAQYNALVNEKGGTIDDLIIFKLDEKEYLVTPNASNSDKVFQWMGKHLTEDVVLENRSEDIGLLALQGPHAEKILQKLTNVDLNKLKPFHFIQHVELKGLAPVLISRTGYTGEDGFELYLKAEETEKLWYLLLEVGLDEGLQPCGLGARDTLRLEASLSLYGNELSDEISPLQGGIGFAVKIKKEADFIGKAALTAQLEKGVDKRIKGLELVGKGIARHGYKVFDEAGLEIGLITSGTKGPTVGKSIALALLTANKSEVGTKVKIEIRNKLVDALVVQTPFYKK
- a CDS encoding FAD-dependent oxidoreductase, coding for MKKYDAIIIGFGQGARTLATKLTAEEWKVALIEKNELMYGGSCVNIGCIPTKILEHDAREQKSYAEALGRKNDVTQRNRNTEFTSMQKNERVDLYTGTGSFKSNHVITVDLGDKMEELEAEYIFIDTGSESSYPPIEGLKETKGIYNSTELQSIPEIPKNLGIVGAGNIGLEFASIYTMFGSKVTLFETGNQFMPKEEREVAEAVQKVFEDKGITIQLNARTTKFSNEKEQVRLETEDEKEFIFDAVLVATGRKPNTAYLNLDDTDIVLDEKGGIKVNDFFETAAEHVFALGDIRGGYQFTYITINDAKLIADHVLGKRERKLSERQHVPYAIYIEPSFARVGLTEAEAKQQGYQVLTNTAPVSGTTRSDVINDTRGLYKAVVNKETNEILGVTLFGDQAHELVNQVKMAMDNQIPYTYLRDQVVTHPVMSEIFNALFDM
- the gcvH gene encoding glycine cleavage system protein GcvH: MTEDRLYSKDHEWILPLGENIVRVGITEYAVKQLGDVVYVEVPEVDTEVSVGSEMGTVESIKSASEVFSPVTGIIIAVNEELEDGPELVNASPFEEGWFTEIQLENPIELQGLLTEEQYNTYIAELAAEEEE
- the gcvPA gene encoding aminomethyl-transferring glycine dehydrogenase subunit GcvPA; the encoded protein is MNEFSYLPDTEQDQKEMLDTLEIGSIDKLFSDIPAEIRLTEELSIPQAMDESTLTKKMRRLAAKNATAHNYPLFLGAGTYDHYIPSVVDHVISRSEFYTAYTPYQAEASQGELQALFEFQTMVCELTGMDAANSSLYDGFTSLGEAATLAVRATKRAKILISKAVHPQGRQVLQTVANGHDYLVQEVDLKNDITDLTLLAEQIDHETAAVIIQYPNFLGSVEDLTAIKERAATHKALLIVMANPLALALLEAPGKLGADIVVGDMQPMGLAMNFGGPHCGYFAVKKKYMRKIPGRIVGQTTDTEGKRGFVLTLQAREQHIRREKATSYMSSNQALNALASSVFMSALGKEGIKKMAQLNIEKADYMARQLENKGFSVKNKAPFFNEFVVQLNRPIKDINQYLLQKNFIGGFDMEPDYGMENTMLIAVTEQRTKAEIDDFIDVLEEMYK
- the gcvPB gene encoding aminomethyl-transferring glycine dehydrogenase subunit GcvPB: MTEYNELIFEISQPGRTAFSLPESDVPTIELTTKFPKQLIREEPTELPEVSEPQLMRHYTSLSTKNFGVDNGFYPLGSCTMKYNPKINEDVARYAGFAAIHPFQPLETVQGAFELLYELQENLQVISGMDAITLQPAAGAQGEWTGLMMMKAYHTKNGHEAVRTKVLVPDSAHGTNPASAHAAGFDVVEIPSNTNGTVDLVELKKRVGSDTAGLMLTNPNTLGIFEKDIIEIAEIVHQAGGLVYYDGANLNAILGQTTPGMMGFDIVHLNLHKSFSTPHGGGGPGSGPVGVKEFLIPYLPIPRIEKQGDQYVLNTDYPDSIGRVKGYYGNFGVNVRAYTYLRTMGPKGLRQVSQSAVLHANYLRKKLEPYYTAPYTQYSKHEFVLSGSRQKKLGVPTTAIAKRILDFGYYAPTVYFPLIVDEAIMIEPTETETKETLDAFADALIQIAREVEETPEMVLNAPYKTTVRRLDEVKAARQLIVKYEKEIE